The following coding sequences are from one Parafrankia discariae window:
- a CDS encoding CNNM domain-containing protein — MTEALLLLLSLALVIICGIFVAAEFAFVTVDRPTVERSAADGDSRSAGVLTALRSLSTQLSGAQLGITITNLAIGFLAEPAIADLLEGPVTGLGASAGLARGLSVALALVLATAFTMLYGELVPKNLAIARPLGTARAVQRPQRLFTRATGPVIHSLNNTANALLRRVNVEPQEELASARSPQELFSLLGRSAEHGTLPRETATIMQRSLTFGDRVAEDVMTPRMRMQSIDADAPVAEVISAVRRTGHARFPVIGDGSDDVVGLIHVKHAVSVPEERRDTVQVRAVMIPAATVPSSMPLEPLLETLRSGGLQMAIVVDEFGGVDGLVTAEDLIEEIVGDVVDEHDRVSPRALRRRDGSWLVSGLLRPEEASEVTGLPIPADDAYQTLGGLMSRTLGRIPGTGDTIILDGLRYEVERMDGRRVDRIRLDPRGDTATDPARADIAEQPSTRPPDMTPPAPASSDTTPSSTAPAGTTPAGTAPSDTAPAGTTSPDTAPPADTAPPAGAKPPGAGSGRARGRDRVDDAGRRGPASSVSAGVREAER; from the coding sequence GTGACAGAGGCGCTCCTCCTGCTCCTCAGCTTGGCGCTAGTCATCATCTGCGGCATCTTCGTCGCGGCCGAGTTCGCGTTCGTGACGGTGGACCGGCCCACGGTCGAACGTTCCGCGGCGGACGGCGACAGTCGCTCGGCAGGCGTACTCACCGCACTGCGAAGCCTGTCCACTCAGCTCTCCGGCGCGCAGCTGGGCATCACCATCACCAACCTGGCGATCGGATTCCTCGCCGAGCCCGCCATCGCCGATCTCCTTGAGGGCCCCGTCACGGGTCTCGGCGCCTCCGCGGGCCTGGCACGTGGCCTCTCCGTGGCCCTGGCGCTGGTACTCGCGACCGCGTTCACGATGCTGTACGGCGAACTCGTCCCCAAGAACCTGGCCATCGCCAGGCCGCTGGGGACGGCGCGCGCCGTCCAGCGCCCGCAGCGGCTGTTCACCCGGGCGACCGGGCCGGTGATCCACTCACTGAACAACACCGCGAACGCGCTGCTGCGGCGGGTCAACGTCGAGCCGCAGGAGGAACTGGCGTCGGCGCGTTCGCCGCAGGAGCTGTTCTCGCTGCTCGGCCGGTCGGCCGAGCACGGAACGCTGCCGCGGGAGACAGCGACGATCATGCAGCGCTCGCTGACCTTCGGCGACCGGGTCGCCGAGGACGTGATGACCCCCCGGATGCGCATGCAGTCGATCGACGCGGACGCTCCCGTCGCCGAGGTGATCAGCGCGGTCCGGCGGACCGGGCACGCCCGCTTCCCCGTCATCGGCGACGGCAGTGACGACGTCGTCGGACTGATCCACGTCAAGCACGCGGTGAGCGTGCCGGAGGAGCGGCGCGACACGGTACAGGTGCGCGCCGTGATGATCCCCGCGGCGACCGTGCCCTCCTCGATGCCCCTCGAGCCGCTGCTGGAGACGCTGCGCTCGGGCGGCCTGCAGATGGCGATCGTCGTCGACGAGTTCGGCGGGGTCGACGGCCTGGTGACGGCGGAGGACCTCATCGAGGAGATCGTCGGTGACGTCGTCGACGAGCACGACCGGGTCAGCCCCCGGGCACTGCGCCGCCGGGACGGCAGCTGGCTCGTCTCCGGGCTGCTGCGCCCCGAGGAGGCCAGCGAGGTCACCGGCCTGCCGATCCCGGCCGACGACGCCTACCAGACGCTGGGCGGCCTGATGTCGCGCACCCTCGGGCGCATCCCCGGCACCGGCGACACGATCATCCTGGACGGCCTGCGCTACGAGGTCGAGCGGATGGACGGCCGCCGCGTCGACCGCATCCGGCTCGACCCGCGCGGCGACACCGCGACGGACCCGGCACGGGCCGACATCGCGGAGCAACCCTCCACGCGGCCGCCGGACATGACCCCGCCGGCCCCGGCGTCATCGGACACAACGCCGTCGAGCACGGCCCCGGCAGGCACGACCCCGGCGGGCACGGCGCCGTCGGACACAGCACCCGCGGGAACGACATCGCCGGACACAGCACCACCGGCGGACACAGCACCACCGGCGGGCGCGAAGCCGCCGGGCGCCGGGTCCGGACGGGCCCGCGGCCGGGACCGCGTCGACGACGCGGGCCGGCGCGGGCCGGCGTCGTCCGTCTCCGCCGGGGTCAGGGAGGCCGAGCGATGA
- a CDS encoding DUF4232 domain-containing protein, with protein sequence MLVTGLAVGLASGLGVPARAVATARPSDAVSADAVPGAAGRLEACSSTDLFAELTAAQGGAGQLHGELVLVNQGVGACALAGYPAVFQVDAAGAAVGEPAVADGSRGRSVTLRPGGRATAGLTGTSAGLVAARSAGAAAAGLSVIPPDGDEALEVAGFTEAGGFTVGEWTALRVTAFHPVIDSPLAVDPLAGIGPFT encoded by the coding sequence GTGCTCGTCACCGGGCTCGCGGTCGGTCTCGCCAGCGGGCTCGGTGTTCCCGCCCGGGCCGTGGCCACCGCCCGCCCGTCCGACGCCGTGTCCGCCGACGCCGTGCCAGGCGCCGCCGGGCGGCTCGAGGCCTGCTCGTCGACGGATCTGTTCGCGGAGCTGACCGCCGCGCAGGGTGGCGCGGGCCAGCTGCACGGGGAACTCGTGCTGGTGAACCAGGGAGTCGGGGCGTGCGCGCTCGCCGGGTATCCGGCGGTCTTCCAGGTGGACGCGGCCGGCGCGGCGGTGGGGGAGCCGGCGGTGGCCGACGGTTCACGCGGTCGGTCAGTGACTCTCCGGCCTGGCGGTCGGGCCACCGCGGGCCTCACCGGGACCAGCGCGGGTCTCGTGGCGGCCCGGTCGGCCGGGGCGGCAGCCGCCGGCCTGTCCGTCATCCCGCCTGACGGGGACGAGGCGCTCGAGGTCGCCGGGTTCACCGAGGCCGGCGGGTTCACCGTGGGGGAGTGGACCGCGTTGCGCGTCACGGCGTTTCACCCGGTCATCGACAGCCCGCTCGCCGTCGACCCGCTCGCCGGGATCGGCCCGTTCACCTGA
- a CDS encoding sulfite exporter TauE/SafE family protein gives MVQPGRRAVPRADRRPLRRHRAADRGRGTALTGADVALLLGAGVLAGITSTVAGLASLVSYPALLAVGLEPQDANMTNSAALICVALGAAAGSRPELAGQTRRIARYGAATLAGGATGAVLLLTTPARAFELVVPWLILGAAGLLLLSPRIMSTAGGSAGTARDGGARAARDDEAGGPARGERPAMLLAVFGVAIYTGYFGAGAGVALLAIMVIAIPESLARVNAVKNVASGFSNVVAAVIFAALGSIAWGAAVPLAAGLLVGGAVGPRIVRLLPAPLMRWIVAAAATGLAVSLALDAYT, from the coding sequence CTGGTACAACCCGGCCGGCGAGCTGTCCCCCGCGCAGATCGCCGCCCGCTACGTCGACATCGCGCTGCGGACCGTGGGCGCGGTACCGCGCTGACCGGGGCCGACGTCGCGCTGCTGCTCGGGGCGGGTGTCCTCGCCGGGATCACCAGCACGGTGGCGGGCCTGGCGTCGCTCGTCTCCTATCCGGCGCTGCTCGCGGTGGGACTGGAGCCGCAGGACGCGAACATGACGAACTCGGCCGCGCTCATCTGCGTCGCGCTGGGCGCGGCCGCGGGTTCCCGTCCCGAGCTCGCCGGGCAGACGCGGCGGATCGCCCGGTACGGCGCGGCGACGCTGGCCGGTGGGGCGACCGGGGCGGTCCTGCTGCTGACCACCCCCGCCCGGGCCTTCGAACTCGTCGTCCCGTGGTTGATCCTCGGCGCGGCCGGACTCCTCCTGCTCTCGCCGCGCATCATGAGCACGGCCGGCGGCAGTGCCGGCACGGCCAGGGACGGCGGAGCCCGCGCGGCCAGGGATGACGAAGCCGGCGGACCGGCCCGGGGTGAGCGCCCGGCGATGCTGCTCGCCGTGTTCGGCGTCGCGATCTACACCGGGTACTTCGGCGCGGGCGCGGGCGTCGCACTGTTGGCGATCATGGTGATCGCGATCCCGGAGTCACTCGCCCGGGTGAACGCTGTGAAGAACGTCGCGTCGGGCTTCTCGAACGTGGTCGCCGCCGTGATCTTCGCCGCGCTCGGGTCGATCGCGTGGGGAGCGGCCGTGCCACTGGCCGCCGGGCTGCTGGTCGGTGGGGCGGTCGGGCCCCGGATCGTCCGGCTCCTGCCGGCGCCGCTGATGCGCTGGATCGTCGCCGCGGCCGCGACCGGACTCGCCGTCTCCCTGGCCCTCGACGCCTACACCTGA
- a CDS encoding TetR/AcrR family transcriptional regulator, producing MGEVTVSGLNRAGAPVDWRSYDPPDLHPILAGALAAFYEHGYHGTTVRDIARRAGVTVPALYYHYANKQGILVALLEITVVEVNERAGAAVTEADDGPVPRFARLIEAVVLFMSNRFALAYLDTELRYLEPVNRRRYATLRKKLENLLLEILADGKTTGQMTVDSPRDTARALLGMCQAIAGWYNPAGELSPAQIAARYVDIALRTVGAVPR from the coding sequence ATGGGCGAAGTCACCGTCAGCGGTCTGAACCGGGCCGGGGCGCCCGTGGACTGGCGCAGTTACGACCCGCCGGACCTGCACCCCATCCTCGCCGGCGCGCTCGCCGCCTTCTACGAGCACGGCTACCACGGGACGACGGTGCGTGACATCGCCCGCCGGGCCGGAGTGACCGTCCCCGCGCTGTACTACCACTACGCGAACAAGCAGGGCATCCTCGTCGCGCTGCTCGAGATCACCGTCGTCGAGGTCAACGAGCGGGCCGGCGCCGCCGTCACCGAGGCCGACGACGGGCCGGTGCCCAGGTTCGCCCGGCTCATCGAGGCGGTCGTCCTGTTCATGTCGAACCGGTTCGCCCTCGCCTATCTGGACACCGAGCTGCGCTATCTGGAGCCGGTGAACCGCCGCCGGTACGCGACGCTGCGCAAGAAACTCGAGAACCTGCTCCTGGAGATCCTCGCGGACGGGAAGACGACCGGTCAGATGACGGTCGACAGCCCCCGGGACACCGCCCGCGCGCTGCTGGGGATGTGCCAGGCCATCGCCGGCTGGTACAACCCGGCCGGCGAGCTGTCCCCCGCGCAGATCGCCGCCCGCTACGTCGACATCGCGCTGCGGACCGTGGGCGCGGTACCGCGCTGA
- a CDS encoding CaiB/BaiF CoA transferase family protein: MTGPLSGLRVVELAGIGPGPHGAMILADLGADVVRIQRPELGDGPADLQLRGRRIVQVDLRSAEGREQVLGLVERADVLIEGYRPGVAERLGLGPADCQARNPRLVYARMTGWGQTGPLAERAGHDINYISLTGALHAMGEAGQRPPLPLNLVGDYGGGSMFLLVGILSALLERERSGAGQVIDAAIVDGTNVLVQMMWAWRGMGDWHGFGDWSDERGVNLLDGSRPFYDTYICADGRFVAVGPLEPQFYARLLEVLGLADADLPGQFDPTGWPVLREAFTTAFAARTRDEWAEIFADTDACVTPVLSFAEVADHPHMAARGAVVHTDGTAQAAPAPRFSRSTTSLPGRAVVGDPAAILDEWAKSPSAV, encoded by the coding sequence GTGACCGGTCCGCTGAGCGGATTGCGGGTCGTCGAGCTCGCCGGCATCGGCCCCGGCCCGCACGGCGCGATGATCCTCGCCGACCTCGGCGCGGACGTCGTACGGATCCAACGGCCGGAGCTGGGTGACGGACCCGCGGATCTGCAGTTGCGCGGCCGGCGCATCGTGCAGGTGGATCTTCGCTCCGCCGAGGGACGCGAGCAGGTGCTGGGTCTGGTCGAACGGGCCGACGTGCTCATCGAGGGCTACCGGCCGGGCGTGGCCGAGCGGCTCGGCCTCGGCCCGGCGGACTGCCAGGCCCGTAACCCCCGCCTGGTCTACGCGCGGATGACCGGGTGGGGGCAGACCGGCCCGCTGGCCGAGCGCGCCGGTCACGACATCAACTACATCTCGCTGACCGGCGCGCTGCACGCCATGGGCGAGGCCGGGCAGCGCCCGCCGCTGCCGTTGAACCTCGTCGGCGACTACGGCGGCGGTTCGATGTTCCTGCTGGTGGGAATCCTCTCGGCGCTGCTGGAACGGGAGCGGTCCGGTGCCGGTCAGGTGATCGACGCCGCGATCGTGGACGGCACCAACGTCCTGGTGCAGATGATGTGGGCCTGGCGTGGCATGGGCGACTGGCACGGGTTCGGGGACTGGTCCGACGAGCGCGGGGTGAACCTGCTCGACGGCAGCCGGCCGTTCTACGACACCTACATCTGCGCCGACGGCCGCTTCGTGGCCGTCGGGCCGCTGGAGCCGCAGTTCTACGCCCGACTGCTGGAGGTGCTCGGTCTCGCCGACGCGGACCTGCCCGGCCAGTTCGACCCGACCGGGTGGCCGGTGCTGCGGGAGGCCTTCACCACGGCCTTCGCCGCCCGCACCCGCGACGAGTGGGCGGAGATCTTCGCGGACACCGACGCCTGCGTCACGCCGGTGCTGAGCTTCGCCGAGGTGGCGGACCACCCGCACATGGCCGCCCGCGGCGCCGTCGTGCACACCGACGGGACGGCCCAGGCCGCACCCGCGCCCCGCTTCTCCCGCAGCACCACCTCGTTGCCGGGCCGCGCGGTGGTCGGCGATCCGGCTGCCATCCTGGACGAATGGGCGAAGTCACCGTCAGCGGTCTGA
- a CDS encoding thiolase family protein, translating into MENAVIVDVVRTASGRGKPGGALSETHPVELLATTLKALTSRNDFDPALIDDVIAGCVGQAGEQSANIGRSAVLSAGYPESVPATTVDRQCGSSQQALHFAAQGVMAGAYDVVVACGVESMSRVPMRFAAVGKDPRGPGMVARYPEGLANQGIGAELIAARWKLTREELDEFSALSHQRAAATAEAGGFDNEIVPVEALAPDGSTFTHTVDQTVRPGTTAEGLAGLKPSFYTEQFAQRFPEIGWHITPGNSSPLTDGASAALIMSESKAVELGLRPRARFHAFALAGSEPLIMLTGPAPATRKILARSGLRIDDIDAYEVNEAFASVPLFWAKEFDADPARLNPRGGAISLGHPLGGSGVRLMATMVNYLEATGGRYGLQTMCEGGGMANATIIERL; encoded by the coding sequence ATGGAGAACGCAGTCATCGTCGACGTCGTGCGCACCGCCTCAGGGCGAGGCAAGCCGGGCGGCGCGCTGTCCGAGACCCACCCCGTGGAGCTCCTCGCCACGACGCTGAAGGCGCTGACCAGTCGGAACGACTTCGACCCGGCGCTCATCGACGACGTCATCGCCGGGTGCGTCGGCCAGGCCGGCGAGCAGTCCGCGAACATCGGCCGCAGCGCGGTGCTCTCCGCCGGCTACCCCGAGTCGGTGCCGGCGACCACGGTCGACCGGCAGTGCGGCTCCAGCCAGCAGGCCCTGCACTTCGCCGCGCAGGGTGTGATGGCCGGCGCCTACGACGTCGTGGTGGCCTGCGGCGTCGAGTCGATGAGCCGGGTCCCGATGCGCTTCGCCGCGGTGGGGAAGGACCCGCGTGGGCCGGGCATGGTCGCCCGTTACCCCGAGGGCCTGGCCAACCAGGGCATCGGCGCCGAGCTGATCGCCGCCCGCTGGAAGCTGACCCGCGAGGAGCTCGACGAGTTCTCCGCGCTGTCGCACCAGCGGGCCGCGGCGACAGCCGAGGCCGGCGGCTTCGACAACGAGATCGTCCCCGTCGAGGCGCTCGCGCCGGACGGCAGCACGTTCACGCACACCGTGGACCAGACCGTCCGGCCGGGCACCACGGCCGAGGGCCTCGCGGGCCTCAAGCCGTCCTTCTACACCGAGCAGTTCGCGCAGCGGTTCCCGGAGATCGGCTGGCACATCACCCCGGGCAACTCCTCCCCGCTGACCGACGGCGCGTCCGCCGCTCTGATCATGAGCGAGTCGAAGGCCGTCGAGCTCGGGCTGCGCCCGCGGGCCCGTTTCCACGCCTTCGCCCTCGCCGGCAGCGAGCCGCTGATCATGTTGACCGGCCCGGCCCCGGCCACCCGCAAGATCCTCGCCCGGTCCGGCCTGCGGATCGACGACATCGACGCCTACGAGGTCAACGAGGCGTTCGCGTCCGTTCCGCTGTTCTGGGCGAAGGAGTTCGACGCCGACCCGGCCAGGCTGAACCCGCGTGGCGGCGCGATCTCGCTGGGCCACCCACTGGGCGGCTCCGGCGTGCGCCTGATGGCGACGATGGTCAACTACCTGGAGGCCACCGGCGGGCGCTACGGCCTGCAGACCATGTGTGAGGGTGGCGGCATGGCCAACGCCACCATCATCGAACGCCTCTGA
- a CDS encoding pyridoxamine 5'-phosphate oxidase family protein has translation MTTNTNTTPGTSRDTDTDTAKERPAHPAAPAGVSWGEVEAAEPEFARAVRARFAAFRHHVLATLRADGSPRVSGLEAEFRLGELWLGGMPGARKSDDLLRDQRFALHANPGPGTDMHGGDARIAGQAGWVDDPDTRRRFVEEVHPPTPFDLFRVRITEVVRVWMDDEEMVVETWRPDGRGLRVLRRGNDTPVREQSGP, from the coding sequence ATGACGACGAACACGAACACGACACCAGGCACGAGCAGGGACACGGACACGGACACGGCGAAGGAACGGCCGGCGCACCCGGCGGCCCCGGCGGGGGTGAGCTGGGGCGAGGTCGAGGCCGCCGAGCCCGAGTTCGCGCGGGCGGTGCGGGCGCGGTTCGCGGCCTTCCGCCATCACGTGCTGGCGACGCTGCGGGCCGACGGCTCACCCCGGGTGAGCGGGCTCGAGGCCGAGTTCCGGCTGGGTGAGCTGTGGCTGGGCGGGATGCCGGGCGCGCGCAAGTCCGACGACCTGCTCCGTGACCAGCGCTTCGCGTTGCACGCGAACCCGGGCCCCGGAACGGACATGCACGGCGGGGACGCCCGGATCGCCGGCCAGGCCGGATGGGTGGACGACCCGGACACCCGCCGGCGCTTCGTCGAGGAGGTCCACCCGCCGACCCCGTTCGACCTGTTCCGCGTCCGGATCACCGAGGTCGTCCGCGTCTGGATGGATGACGAGGAGATGGTCGTCGAGACCTGGCGGCCCGACGGCCGCGGCCTGCGGGTGCTACGCCGGGGCAACGACACCCCGGTCCGCGAGCAGTCCGGCCCGTGA
- a CDS encoding helix-turn-helix transcriptional regulator, translating to MRSSRLMALLLHLQAHGRATAGELAARFEVSVRTVRRDVAALAEAGVPLWSEPGPRGGIRLVEGWRTNLDGLTGDEASALLLAGAGGDVLGGLGLEAVAAAAQTKILATLPPELRARAGRVRERFHLDAPGWFGSAEPVPHLAVVAGAVWSGQRVTVRYGRPDRTVERCLEPLGLVLKAGVWYLVARCGSAVRSYRIGRIVEAVVLAGPAGRFVRPADFHLARWWASSNEDFARSLLRWPARLSLSPRGLRSLPAVLGPPAGQRALTTAGEPDADGWRELEVWFEGPEVAESQLWALGPHVRVLAPDSLRAALVRAARRTAENNVAPAPG from the coding sequence ATGCGTTCCAGCCGGCTGATGGCTCTGCTGCTCCATCTGCAGGCGCATGGCCGGGCCACGGCGGGGGAGCTCGCCGCCCGGTTCGAGGTGTCCGTCCGTACGGTGCGCCGGGACGTGGCCGCGCTCGCCGAGGCGGGTGTTCCACTGTGGTCCGAGCCTGGTCCGCGTGGCGGGATCCGCCTCGTCGAGGGCTGGCGGACGAACCTGGACGGGCTGACCGGCGACGAGGCCTCCGCGCTGCTGCTCGCCGGGGCCGGCGGGGACGTGCTCGGCGGTCTCGGCCTCGAGGCGGTCGCCGCGGCCGCCCAGACCAAGATCCTCGCGACGCTGCCCCCGGAGCTCCGGGCGCGGGCGGGCCGGGTCCGGGAACGCTTCCACCTCGACGCGCCCGGCTGGTTCGGTTCCGCGGAACCCGTGCCGCACCTGGCGGTCGTCGCGGGAGCGGTCTGGTCCGGGCAGCGGGTCACCGTCCGCTATGGGCGGCCCGACCGGACGGTGGAGCGTTGTCTGGAGCCGCTGGGCCTGGTCCTCAAAGCCGGTGTCTGGTATCTCGTGGCCCGTTGCGGGTCCGCCGTGCGCAGCTACCGGATCGGCCGGATCGTCGAGGCCGTGGTCCTGGCCGGGCCGGCGGGCCGCTTCGTCCGGCCGGCAGACTTCCACCTGGCGCGGTGGTGGGCGTCGTCGAACGAGGACTTCGCGCGTTCGTTGCTGCGCTGGCCGGCGCGGCTGTCGCTGTCCCCGCGGGGCCTGCGGAGCCTGCCCGCGGTGCTCGGGCCGCCGGCCGGCCAGCGGGCACTGACCACGGCCGGCGAGCCCGACGCCGACGGCTGGCGGGAGCTGGAGGTCTGGTTCGAGGGCCCCGAGGTCGCCGAGAGCCAGCTCTGGGCGCTCGGCCCGCATGTCCGGGTGCTGGCCCCCGACTCCCTGCGCGCGGCCCTGGTGCGGGCGGCCCGGCGGACGGCGGAGAACAACGTCGCCCCGGCGCCCGGCTGA